In the genome of Planifilum fimeticola, one region contains:
- a CDS encoding sensor histidine kinase, whose product MSIKTRLLLSYIAMTVIPAVLFALIAWGLSSALFPDAARTGDGKPAFREKFERRNELVAGVRFVAGTDPDRFADRKFLKRADEQLNRVKAGLVVVRNGRVTFHSPLVDIPHLDDRLRERSLEPDRRPWENPIDERFAVEKHDVSFSDGTKGAVYVFSDIGWFVENGKRFFPLLLLSLLLVIGSTNGILTFLVSRSIVKPLSLLKSAAERIKEGDLDQEVRLNRRDEIGELGAAFEEMRRRLKESIHLQLQYEENRKQLLSHISHDLRTPLTGIKACIEGIRDGIAETGPMREKYLNMIAKKAEDMERLIDELLLFSKLDLKRVPFHWETIDLAAFLRDFVEELRLDPRMKGVAIRFSTPREPVYVKADREKLRRVIMNIVDNSLKYMDKAEKEIRVELSGAGEATVCLRDNGPGIGEEALEQIFDRFYRGEPSRNTATGGSGLGLAIVKQIIEEHGGRVWADSRKGKGTSIYFALPKLGQGGSGHEAHFDHRR is encoded by the coding sequence ATGTCCATCAAAACGAGACTGCTTTTGTCCTATATCGCCATGACCGTGATACCCGCCGTCCTGTTCGCGCTCATCGCCTGGGGTCTTTCCTCCGCATTATTTCCCGATGCGGCGCGCACCGGGGATGGAAAACCCGCTTTTCGGGAAAAGTTCGAACGGCGCAACGAGTTGGTTGCCGGAGTCCGGTTCGTGGCCGGAACGGATCCGGACCGGTTTGCCGACCGAAAGTTCCTGAAGAGGGCGGATGAGCAGTTGAACCGGGTAAAAGCGGGACTCGTCGTCGTGCGGAACGGGCGCGTGACCTTCCATTCCCCGCTTGTGGACATCCCGCACCTCGATGACCGCCTCCGGGAGCGGTCCCTGGAGCCGGATCGGAGGCCGTGGGAAAATCCGATCGATGAACGGTTTGCGGTGGAAAAACACGATGTTTCCTTCAGTGACGGCACCAAGGGCGCTGTGTATGTTTTTTCGGACATCGGCTGGTTTGTTGAAAACGGAAAAAGGTTTTTCCCGCTGCTCCTGCTCTCCTTGCTGCTGGTCATCGGATCCACCAACGGAATCCTGACTTTTTTGGTTTCCCGCAGCATTGTCAAACCGTTGTCCCTGTTGAAAAGCGCAGCGGAACGGATCAAGGAAGGGGATTTGGATCAAGAGGTGCGATTGAATCGAAGGGATGAGATCGGGGAGCTGGGAGCGGCCTTCGAGGAGATGCGGCGCCGGCTGAAGGAGTCGATCCACCTCCAGTTGCAGTACGAAGAAAACCGAAAACAATTGTTGTCCCATATTTCCCACGATCTGCGGACGCCGCTCACCGGAATCAAGGCGTGCATCGAAGGCATCCGGGACGGCATCGCGGAGACCGGTCCGATGCGGGAAAAATATCTGAACATGATCGCGAAAAAAGCGGAAGACATGGAGCGCCTGATCGATGAATTGCTGTTGTTTTCCAAGCTCGATCTGAAGCGGGTTCCCTTTCACTGGGAAACGATTGACTTGGCGGCTTTTTTGCGGGACTTTGTGGAGGAGCTGCGCCTCGATCCGCGGATGAAAGGGGTTGCGATACGGTTTTCCACTCCCCGGGAACCGGTCTATGTCAAGGCGGACCGTGAGAAGCTGCGCAGAGTGATCATGAATATCGTCGACAACAGCCTCAAATACATGGACAAGGCGGAAAAGGAAATCCGTGTGGAACTGTCCGGAGCGGGGGAAGCGACGGTATGCCTCCGGGACAATGGTCCGGGGATTGGAGAGGAGGCGCTGGAACAGATTTTTGATCGCTTTTACCGGGGGGAACCCTCCAGAAATACCGCAACGGGAGGCAGCGGTCTGGGCCTTGCCATCGTGAAACAGATCATTGAGGAACATGGCGGACGGGTATGGGCGGACAGCCGAAAAGGAAAGGGGACGAGCATCTATTTTGCGCTGCCGAAGCTCGGACAGGGGGGGAGCGGCCATGAAGCGCATTTTGATCATCGAAGATGA